One Urechidicola croceus genomic window, ACTTGACAGAATGAGAATTAATAAAACAATATCAAATAATTTTCCTGTAGCTGTATCAGCTTCATATATTATTTCATGAAGCTTTATTTTCCAGTTTGGAATTGTATTTTTTGGTTTAGACAACGTTTTATTTCTTCTTTAGTATTATTGGTTCTTCTTGAGAGATAATTATTTGCTTAAATAATTCTTTCAAATATTGATATTCATTACTGTAAAAATAAGGTTTATTTAGAGAATATTTAAAATTGATATTAATTTTGTTATTGGCAAAATTTATTACATAAGAATATACACCGCCTTTATTAGGTAGTGTAACTGCTTTGTTTTGTGGTATTGATTCAATTTCATATTCTTCAGGTATAGTAAGTGTTAGTAAAAAATCAAATTGTTTTGAATAGCCAAAATCTACGGGATATTCTCGTGAATCCAATTTAAATGGATTTTCTTCAATTTTATCTATAAAAAATGGATTTAAATATATTTTATCTCCAACACTTAATATGTTTTTATATGAAATTTCAAATTCCTCAATAATTGGTTTTTCAACATCCTTTAAGTTTTTATTTATATACGAATGTATTTCTAACCCTTCATTGGATTCTTCTACTTTTTCTAAGTATTTTTCTTTGGATACTCCATCTAATTCTTCTCTTTTATTAATTGAATTGTATCCAGAATTAGTAACTCTCATCTTACCATTGATATCTCCATTTCCATAGAGGTCAAGCATCATTATAATCTTATTTCTATTATCGTTTATTGGTATAATTTCTTCCCAATAACTACCATTTTTGAAGTCCATAACCCTAGCGTCTTTATTTAGACATCTAAACGGTAAAATTCCAAAAGGTAATAACTTATCAGTAGCATCTAGAAAGTATGTTTTTCCATCAATAACAGTTTTCGCCACGATATAATTAAAATCAGTAATAACAGGATGAATTTTAGTAGGGAAACCATTATTTCTAGTAGATAATAAAACTAATTCTGTTTTTATATCTGCAGCATCAAGTGCATTAATTAAGGACATATTTATTTCGCCTACAGTACCTATTTTATCTTTAAATGCCCTTTTTACATTCATATCTGAAAATAATTTATAATCACCATTCCAGGTATAATGATTTTGAATGTAGTAAAATATACTCTTCGCTTTTTCTAACGTATTACTCTCTTCTAATATTTCAGTTGGAATCACATTTTCAAAGAATCCTTTTCTTTTTAATTGACCACCAATATCTCCATCCTTTTTATAATCTTTATCAACCGATTTCCAGTCAGTTGTGTACTTTGTAATTTTCCCATCAAATCCAGTAAAAGTTGACAATTCGAATGCTATTCGAGAAATAAAATTGTCTTTTGTTGTCAAGTAATCTTCTTCTACAAAAGCGGGGATATCTTTCATACTATAAGTTAAAACTTCACAATTTGCGGAACCAGCAATTCCTTCAATTCTAAAGCAATCTTTTTTTACTTGAACATCATTGACCGCTAACTTAAATGGACCAGTTAATTTT contains:
- a CDS encoding DUF3857 domain-containing protein, which translates into the protein MKKILIPLLLFNIFTLFSQKKSSDYNYGIVTLQEKSMTVYDKDSTANAVVLYEHSDSDFVVRNYYVYIRTVIYKKIKLFNTNGFEHADVSIPIHNNDNLEEKVVHVKAITHNKTSNTHLKQSNIYYEKINERWSEMKFALPDLQEGSVVEYYYIIESPFKFNFKGWDFQSDIPKVESVFKAKIPGNYFYNRKLTGPFKLAVNDVQVKKDCFRIEGIAGSANCEVLTYSMKDIPAFVEEDYLTTKDNFISRIAFELSTFTGFDGKITKYTTDWKSVDKDYKKDGDIGGQLKRKGFFENVIPTEILEESNTLEKAKSIFYYIQNHYTWNGDYKLFSDMNVKRAFKDKIGTVGEINMSLINALDAADIKTELVLLSTRNNGFPTKIHPVITDFNYIVAKTVIDGKTYFLDATDKLLPFGILPFRCLNKDARVMDFKNGSYWEEIIPINDNRNKIIMMLDLYGNGDINGKMRVTNSGYNSINKREELDGVSKEKYLEKVEESNEGLEIHSYINKNLKDVEKPIIEEFEISYKNILSVGDKIYLNPFFIDKIEENPFKLDSREYPVDFGYSKQFDFLLTLTIPEEYEIESIPQNKAVTLPNKGGVYSYVINFANNKININFKYSLNKPYFYSNEYQYLKELFKQIIISQEEPIILKKK